The following proteins are encoded in a genomic region of Oryza brachyantha chromosome 11, ObraRS2, whole genome shotgun sequence:
- the LOC107305225 gene encoding uncharacterized protein LOC107305225, giving the protein MGILKAYVHNREKPEGSIIEGYTTEEVIEFCVDYMSEIDSISVPRSRHEGRLAGVGTIGRDNFETAYHAIISRPALAKFMAVPYYTYSWSRCPHYTYLMVKMPGPHGIITLRNDIKQAFSCEAESCEIAQQAEEWADQEQIREASTHKTGDDDLPSKKTTKITSNEKK; this is encoded by the exons ATGGGCATTTTGAAGGCATACGTCCATAACCGAGAAAAACCTGAAGGGAGCATCATTGAAGGGTACACCACTGAAGAAGTGATTGAGTTTTGTGTTGACTACATGTCAGAGATAGATTCAATTAGTGTTCCAAGATCTCGTCACGAGGGGCGACTAGCAGGTGTTGGCACCATAG ggcgtgacaactTCGAAACAGCGTACCACGCTATCATCAGCAGGCCTGCGCTGGCGAAGTTCATGGCTGTACCGTACTACACCTACTCATGGTCAAGATGCCCGCACTACACCTACCTCATGGTCAAGATGCCTGGACCACATGGCATCATCACACTGCGCAACGACATCAAGCAGGCCTTCAGCTGCGAGGCGGAAAGCTGCGAAATTGCACAACAGGCTGAAGAGTGGGCCGACCAGGAGCAAATACGCGAGGCCTCGACTCACAAGACGGGGGACGATGACCTACCATCCAAAAAGACGACAAAGATCACCTCTAACGAGAAGAAGTAG